In Canis lupus baileyi chromosome X, mCanLup2.hap1, whole genome shotgun sequence, one DNA window encodes the following:
- the TSR2 gene encoding pre-rRNA-processing protein TSR2 homolog isoform X1, whose protein sequence is MAGAGEDSRALFGAGVRAALEAWPALQIAVENGFGGVHSQEKAEWLGGAVEEYFFRNADLELGEVEDFLGELMTNEFDTVVEDGSLPQVSQQLQTMFHHFQRGDGAALKEMASHITQRKYRVRATAVATARETDEDDVDSMEEMEVTDTNDGAATDGVCPQPASSGPDSQTIKEEDIVEDGWTIVRRKK, encoded by the exons ATGGCTGGAGCTGGGGAAGATTCACGGGCGCTCTTCGGAGCTGGTGTCCGGGCGGCGCTGGAGGCCTGGCCAGCTTTGCAG ATCGCTGTGGAGAATGGCTTCGGGGGCGTGCACAGCCAGGAGAAGGCCGAGTGGCTGGGGGGTGCAGTAGAGGAGTACTTCTTCCGCAATG CTGACTTGGAGCTAGGTGAGGTGGAAGACTTCCTTGGGGAACTCATGACGAACGAATTTGATACAGTTGTGGAGGATGGGAGTCTGCCCCAG GTGAGCCAGCAGCTACAGACCATGTTCCACCACTTCCAGAGGGGTGATGGGGCTGCTCTGAAGGAGATGGCCTCCCACATCACCCAGAGAAAGTACAGGGTCAGAGCCACTGCAGTTGCAACAGCCAGAGAGACGGATGAAGATGATGTGGACAGCATGGAGGAGATGGAG GTCACAGATACGAATGATGGGGCAGCTACAGATGGGGTTTGCCCCCAGCCTGCATCCTCTGGTCCAGACTCCCAGACTATTAAAGAAGAGGATATAGTGGAGGATGGCTGGACCATTGTCCGGAGAAAGAAATGA
- the TSR2 gene encoding pre-rRNA-processing protein TSR2 homolog isoform X2, which yields MVSQQLQTMFHHFQRGDGAALKEMASHITQRKYRVRATAVATARETDEDDVDSMEEMEVTDTNDGAATDGVCPQPASSGPDSQTIKEEDIVEDGWTIVRRKK from the exons ATG GTGAGCCAGCAGCTACAGACCATGTTCCACCACTTCCAGAGGGGTGATGGGGCTGCTCTGAAGGAGATGGCCTCCCACATCACCCAGAGAAAGTACAGGGTCAGAGCCACTGCAGTTGCAACAGCCAGAGAGACGGATGAAGATGATGTGGACAGCATGGAGGAGATGGAG GTCACAGATACGAATGATGGGGCAGCTACAGATGGGGTTTGCCCCCAGCCTGCATCCTCTGGTCCAGACTCCCAGACTATTAAAGAAGAGGATATAGTGGAGGATGGCTGGACCATTGTCCGGAGAAAGAAATGA